In the Arachis stenosperma cultivar V10309 chromosome 8, arast.V10309.gnm1.PFL2, whole genome shotgun sequence genome, AAGTGTGTGTGGTGGGCAAAAGAAGAATCGAGTTTACGAAAAATGGTCATTCTTTTTTAGCTCTATCAAGTCTGGAACCACTTCTGCCAATTCTGTATCTGGAAGAGCACctagaaatcaaaattttattccCGATTTGCGAGAATAGATTCATAATCTCAATGAAGAGCTTTTTCAGCGTGTTACTCAACAAACAGATGAACGTATTAGTAAGTTGTTAGATACACGCTTGACTCCTTTGGAAAAGACTaaaaagaagttagaaaagtTGGAACGGGCAATTGGAAAGGCCAAGAAGGAAAAGCTGAAACAGAAGAGATGGAATGAGGCTTATGTTAGCTATTATGAGAAGGTTAGAGCGTCAAGTAGTTCTAGTGCAGTTCCACTACCACCGCCACCGTCGCCACCCTCAATGTCTTCGGATGAGGactatgatgatgatgaggatgaaaATGACACTGAAGACTATAGCTGATAGTTTGAGCACGGTTGAACAATATACTAGGAATTATAGTCGATGATCAATAcactttgtttatgttttgaattatattgacttgcttgtttatagtacttttcttttagtttgataatacgatgaatttgtttattttttgaaatattataaatatttaatacaaattagataaaaatttgtattaaatttatatttattttgtatgaaaacaagtttattttgtaattaggaaaaaaatctattttaccTTACTGACAAAtttacagacgaattttctgtctgtaatcaAAGTGGGAGATGATTTTCCAAGGTTCAAATTATAAAGGAAAAATCTGTctgaaaatctgtctgtaaattCGTCTGTAAAAAAATCTGTcgaaaaattcgtctgtaattacagacagaaaatctgtCAAAAAATTCGTCTATAATTACAGATggaaaatccgtcggaaagTTCGTCGACTTCAGGAAATTGATGAAGAATTTACAGAGAGAAAATCCGTCGATAACTGGTAAAAATCTGTTGGTAATTTTCTGACgaaaaaaatccgtcggtaaataatttccgacgGAATTTTTATTGAGggacaaaatccgtcggtaactaaaaattcgtctgtaataaagactaaatctgtctgtattaatcTATTTTCTAGTTGTGGATAATAATAACGACGATAACGATAACGACAATACGTGTAAGAAGAAAATGACGATAACTATAacgatgatgatgaagatgaggagaaaaagaaaaagaaaagaggagaaTAAATTtcgatgataatgatgatgatgatgaggaggaggagttAGTGACGATGATaacgaaagagaaaaataacaaaaaaaaatgtgtGCAGCAAGATCACAAAAAAAACATATGCGCGTGAGTATAAATGACTTGTTAAACTTATTTGATTAATTAACTTGTATGTATGTAGAAATTTATTCTTTTGGTGTTACCtcattaataatatatataagattATATACTCATATCAgactttttatttaaaaatatacaaactaaaaatataaatatataattttcttatttacaaaattaaggtgtttaaatatttatatttttaaaaaatataagcaCCCCTCTAATAAACTTTTATCAAATTAAACCTACCTTAAATGACTAAATCTATCTAAATTTTGATGCTATAAAAAGAATGACTAAactatcaaatatttttaatgattGAGTTTCgaacaaaaataacttaaaagattaaataacaaaaaatataataaaaaacttaaaaacatgaaaaaaacGTCTCGATATGAAGTAAATAgttttgtcatttttttttattttgtaagcgtatttttgttctttctagtttttgaattattttatgaaagattaaaatttttagtgACATTCTTTTCTTCCCTAATTTGTAGAATCTAACCCAACAAAATTTAACGGAATTCACGAAATTCCAAAATTCCTTTTgtagttattaaaaaaaaaaaaaacacgtCCTACTCAATATTGACTTAGAGAATCTATATAAAGAAAAGATTACCATTTCCCATTCTACACTTACAAGTTACAAACCCTACTACTTCTTCAACTAACTACTATCACTCCCACCAGATTCTCATAATTCCCTTATTCCCAAaataatttcttcttcttcttcttccatggcATTACCAATCCCTCCTAATCCAATCTCAACTATAGACCCTGAAGCACCCCAGATCGCAAATGCAACCCCAATCTCAAACACAAACAACCCTTCATCTTCAGGGCCAGCTTTCATCGCCATGCAAAAAGTCAAAACTAACCTTGTCCTACGTTCTAAATGGGCTGAGCTTAACGGCGCCATGGGCGACCTTGGCACCTACATCCCCATCGTCCTCGCCCTCACCTTGTCTCGAAACCTTAACCTCGGCACCACCCTCATCTTCACCGGAATCTACAACATCGTCACCGGTGCAATCTACGGTGTCCCTATGCCCGTCCAGCCCATGAAGTCCATTGCCGCCGTTGCCCTCGCGGATCCCACCTTCTCCGTCCCGGAGATCATGGCTTCCGGGATCCTAACCGGAGCCGTGTTGCTTGTACTAGGCCTGACCGGCCTCATGCAGCTGGCATACACCCTCATTCCGCTCAGCGTCGTGAGGGGTATCCAGCTGGCACAAGGACTTTCCTTCGCTTTGACAGCTGTCAAATACGTGAGGAAAGTCCAAGATTTGCCAAAGTCGAAATCTTTAGAGGAAAGAAACTGGCTTGGTTTTGATGGATTGGTTTTGGCCATTGCTTGTGTTTGTTTCATTGTTGTTGTCAACGGCGCCGGTGACAAAGATCGTAGTTGCGGTGGCGGCGTTGGTGGTGGTGATGTTGAAAGTGAACGTAATAGTAATAGTAATTTTGATAGCAATGCTAGcgtaattgttgttgttggtgaTGATAGTGACGAAGGAAGAACGAGTAGAAttgggagaagagtgaagaacgTTGTGTTTTCTTTGCCTTCTGCGTTTATTGTGTTTGTTTTGGGTGTGATTTTAGCCTTTGTGAGAAGACCCCAAGTTGTTCGTGAGATTAAGTTAGGACCTTCTTCAATTGAAGTTGTCAAGTTCACTAAGCATGTTTGGAAGGAAGGTTTCGTAAAAGGTACAACTAATTTATATTCATGTTTAATTTGCATcaacaaaaatgttatttatacactaaaatcagctCTGATCGATCACAAATTAGTCTTAATCTATCGAGCTGTGGCACAATTCCATCGTGTATATGAATAGTTGCCTAAACTTTGTCTAACTCACTTTTTGTAAggtttgattttttaaaaattatttattatttttatattttttaaattaaatattaatttttaaccaAATTGACATCACATTATAGGCATTCACCGTTATTTTAATCTAATAGTACTATCTTAAATTTCTCAAAAATCCGTACTTTGTGCAATAATTTACAGGTACGATTCCTCAGCTTCCCTTGTCAATTCTAAACTCAGTGATCGCGGTTTGCAAGCTGACTTCGGACTTGTTCCCGGGAAAAGACTTCTCGGCGACGTCGCTGTCGGTAACGGTGGGGCTCATGAACCTAGCCGGAGGGTGGTTTGGTGCCATGCCATGTTGCCACGGTGCTGGTGGCTTAGCAGGGCAATACAAATTTGGAGGGAGGAGTGGAGGGTGTGTGGCGATTCTTGGAGCAGCAAAATTGGTTTTGGGTTTTGTTTTGGGAAGTTCATTGGCCCATATATTCAATCAATTCCCAGTGGGAATCTTGGGAGTTTTGCTTTTATTTGCAGGGATTGAACTTGCTATGGCTTCAAGGGATATGAAGAACAAACAAGATTCCTTTGTGATGCTTATTTGCACCGCTGTTTCACTTGTTGGATCAAGTGCTGCTCTTGGATTCCTTTCTGGAATTCTTGTTTTTCTTATTCTTAGGCTTAGAGATTGGACAAAGGGTAAACCACTTTCTAGTTTTTGGTTGCGTGGAAGCCCTCGCCTTTGAACattaatttaactaattaaGCCACAGATTATGATCTAGTGCTTAATTAATTAACCATATGTTCAAAGGACAAAACGTCTCTTTAcgattcaaaaattttaaattaatcccAACTATTTAAATGATTGGTCTAAACGGTGTCCTACTGATATTTCAGGAACCGCTTTAGTGTTATAGTTGGATAccgtttaaaaatttttaaattgttaaaaaatactttatcttTTCGAAAATAGTATTTATTACTAATTATAAGTGTAATTACTTATTTATagttttttctttatgtttttttaGTTTGGTATTTGTACGATGTATCTGTAAAAGGTGATTTGTATGAACTTCAATTGTTGTTCGCTTTTGTTTCCGTACTGTGGCTTGAGTACATGATTCCATGTTAAAGTGATATGTACAATGTAATGTTTGttactatattatttaataaaaaaagtttgGGTTATTTACGCATCAAAATTAAGAGATTTTAGAGATACATAAATCACATCAAAATTGAAAGGTGATAAAGTAAAAAGAATGTTTATCTAATAAAagctttattaaaaaaattgatgggGTTTAATTATTTCACAAAGCCTTAATAAATATTGACTTAATTGGGTGTATTGTTCATGATGTCTGTGGTTGGAATATTGCTTTTATACATGACATTAAAGTAGCaaaaattagagaagaaaatGCTATTTTCCCATTCTGAGTGAATCATGAGATCAGAACAAATTCTACTTTTGGAATAGAATTTATGGAAGAATTGATGCTTGAATGAATGATAGTTTGAGTTTGACAAGGGTTAGCTAGTCCACAAACTAATGGCTACAGAGATCTCAATGCTATAGAAAGGACAAAGGAGAATGTAAAAGAATTTTATTGCTTATAAGGCAGGACAATACATTAAGATAGCTAATCCTCAAGAATCTGCATTTTCTTTCAAGTAACTGTATGCATTGTACAATAAGTATACTTGATGTCATATAAGCAATTCATTGATTGGAGGGTTTTTTTTATGTGTCTTCTTCTCTGTTTTTCCTTGTGTGAAAGCACTACTATCTATTAGAAGTTGGTGTTTTCAATCTGTATTTTTAGTCATCAGTCTAATTTCTTTAgtctaataatataataatatattttaatttatatatttaaattaatagttaattactggcaaaaaaataataaattttattgatcctttaatatttatctttcactaattatatatgtattatttttatatatcttcagtttttaatattaaaattgattgataaCAAGTAATAGAGGATAATAAATttgtttttatataataaaaaatgtataaaagaaaatagttaaaaaattatttctctAAATCTTTTTATATATTGGCAGACTAATTAACTACCCAAATATATAGTGACAAAAAAAAACCTACCCAAATATATATTTCAAGAAAGTAATGTTGCCGCTCTAAAAAATTTCttaataaaattctaaaaaaataatttcttaaaaaattctaaaaaacaacaaaaatttaataaatatagcACAATATAATCTAActtaaaagataattatttaaCACACAACATAAACttaaaatacaatataaaaatcCATCCATATTATTTGAGGATCAAACtattttaacatataaaattattccTGTATTGTCTATGACTATCACACTTCTACAACATTGCCTAGATCTCATTAATAAAACCAATAATAagtaaaattctaattttaagttcttatataaatagaatagattattatattataattttgaaaaaaaaaattctctgAGATATGTTAAAATAACACTCTTATCTCctctatttataaaatatacacTCCACTCCcttatgatttttaaaaaactttatttttaatctattttaaattttttatgttaactaacgttaatttatctatttttaaaaaaataaattttttttataaaaataccctttaacaaaaaaaaaatttagattaaattttattttcgaaataccttttaacaaattattttttttattgattaaattgtattatttataccaaaatattttttaaaaaattttaagaaaatctgaaaagaaaactatctgaaaaagaagaagtatGGATCCTTCAAGGACAACCTTCAAAAGCAAGAGTGACTATCATTTgtgtttttgaaaaaataatttgaccgttaaaaaaataatttgttatcttatgaaaaaataatttaatcattaatttttttttaaaaaagattttagtaaaaatacaatttaattaataaaaaaatattttgttaaaatgtattttgataaacaaaatttaatcacaaaagaaaataaaattttgctaaaagatatttttataattttttttaaaaatgggTAAAGTTAATGTTAGTCAACACAAAAAGTTTAAAATGAATTaaagaaaaggttttttaaaagttataagagataaaaaatatatattttataaataaaaaagagaagagtatcattttaatattctgtattaaaaaaatattagatgaacaagtatttttgtaataaattcACATAAAGTTGTCTTTTTAATATTAACCCAATAAAGAAATTTCTTAAAGCTAACACAAAACAACACAGAAATTATAAGGaaaataacattaaaaaaattcttaaaactAACACAAGTTTGTTTgaaaaattcataataattatataaagcAATACAAAAttgttacggcctggcccaagGTCCGCACGGGTCGACCCGACCCAAGCTCTATCCGACCCGGCCGCGCACCctccaaccgacccggac is a window encoding:
- the LOC130945170 gene encoding molybdate transporter 1-like; this encodes MALPIPPNPISTIDPEAPQIANATPISNTNNPSSSGPAFIAMQKVKTNLVLRSKWAELNGAMGDLGTYIPIVLALTLSRNLNLGTTLIFTGIYNIVTGAIYGVPMPVQPMKSIAAVALADPTFSVPEIMASGILTGAVLLVLGLTGLMQLAYTLIPLSVVRGIQLAQGLSFALTAVKYVRKVQDLPKSKSLEERNWLGFDGLVLAIACVCFIVVVNGAGDKDRSCGGGVGGGDVESERNSNSNFDSNASVIVVVGDDSDEGRTSRIGRRVKNVVFSLPSAFIVFVLGVILAFVRRPQVVREIKLGPSSIEVVKFTKHVWKEGFVKGTIPQLPLSILNSVIAVCKLTSDLFPGKDFSATSLSVTVGLMNLAGGWFGAMPCCHGAGGLAGQYKFGGRSGGCVAILGAAKLVLGFVLGSSLAHIFNQFPVGILGVLLLFAGIELAMASRDMKNKQDSFVMLICTAVSLVGSSAALGFLSGILVFLILRLRDWTKGKPLSSFWLRGSPRL